The Anabas testudineus chromosome 3, fAnaTes1.2, whole genome shotgun sequence sequence ACCCCCACAACACCTCCAGTGAGGAGAACTgaaaggaggaaacaggaagataAAATGAGTGTACGTTTTATGtcttcacacagagacagactcatGCTAAATTTGAAAGGACTTTAAAATGAGTTAAATTTCTTATTAGAAGCAAAActgaattaattcaattaaaaaacaattaaaaggaCTGAAGTGAATTATGATGCTGTAATGACTAACATTTACTCTATAAACCCTCtggaaaataaagtttatgACATAATTTCctataaaatattctttttgaatTAATCTGTTTATGCTGGATATTAATTTCAGTTAACATCATCTAGTTTTAATCTTTAGAAGGATTTTTATACTTACTGAGCCCCGAAGCCAGAGCCTGCTCATTGGCCCACATCGCCCACTCTATTTGCCCCATTGCGATCAGCTAAACAACCTCTCTGCAGACAGGGCGACTGGAGCACACAGCTGTACAACCTCGAACACCTCTACAAGGAAGAAACTATATTTTCGAGAAGAGAGGTGTGTAAATATTAACGCCGGGGGGCGGGGCTTACGATGGGCGAGCGCCGCTTCATTCGTCATTTCCGAGAAGTGCAGCGAGCAAAAGGAGGAGCTACACACCTGAGGTCAGCTGCGACAGGTGAATAATAACATGTAAACCTCGCTGGTTGAAGTCTAAAGATATCCACTTTGTGCATGAGTGAACTTTCATGAATGTGGCTTCTCAATATGCTATACAcgtttaatttttattaaaaagaaaaactgaactgtCCAGTCccgtttttcttttaaatcttcACTTTTCCAAAAACCTTTCAGTCACTGAACACAAGAAGTAACAGTATTTATAGACTAAAATATACTTTAttcacatttataaaacaagATGAACATAACTAAAGTAAGAACTGCCTGTTTTAAGAGGATTTGAAATGGAAATTATCCAAATTACCATTTAATATCAAATAATTATTACAGCCTCTTTCAACATATGGATGCATAGATTAAAAACAGTTATTTTTCTCAAATAGGTACAGAAAGTCTGCCTTTGGTGAATGACTTCTATGCTTCACTGCACTTGCTGTGATCTGTACATTTTCATCTGACAAATCTAAATTTATTCTCCGCTGAAGAGGCTTTATTATTGCTTGGTGGAACTTTGTCTGTTTAAGTTTGCAGGGCATCACACGGTTTTCTTAGGCAACCCATCAGATCCAAGCAGATGTTGAGCAGGATCCTCCACAACATAAGGGCCTGGTCCAGCCTTGAAAACAAAGATCATGATTTAAACCAAATAACACATGTACAGTTGACATGTAGAGTACCAATGGATGAAATTTAAAAGTTCTAAGACATTTAAACCTAAATAAacaatactgtaaaacatttagaGATTGAAGACTGGATCCTGTCTACAGTTTTGCATCAGTACATCAGAGGAACTTCTGTATTTTACAGCTTGTGCTACAATACTCAACTgaagtactgcaacacagtgtTACGTAAAAGCATGTAAAAGGAAATGGAGACATAAATGTAAACTTGTCTTGCAATCTGACAATTGACATATCACATCCCTCTACAGTTAACTGATCACAAAAGGTAACGCTGATGTTCAGACGCTGTTTGAAGTAAACTGATAAATGAACTGAGCCACAGAGtaactgtctgtgtgtagtGTATGCATGTACCTTCGTATAAATCATGTATCTTATTCCCTTTGACATTGGCTCTAGACCAATAGATTGTTTCAGCTCatcagacagagcagcaggggcAACTTGAAGTCCCTTAATAAACCTGGAAAGAAGGAACAAATGGTCAGAAccatacatttctttaaataaatctacTTTGCATTAAAGTTAAGCAGGTTTGGTTATTGTCAACTCACTGTCCGCCATTGGTCTCTGGTGGAAAGAAATGCTGAACCACCTGGACAAACTCTGGAACATGTTGCTGCAGCGTGAAGATCACAGCATTGGGCCCTGCATCGAACGTGTATGCCACCTggaaggacagaaagagaaagtttgagtcatttaaaaaaagtaaaatgtttctttctgttccCCAGTTCTGAAAAGCACTGCAGAAGTTTCACATCTTCATTACAACGTCTCAGTAATTCAGCTGCAAGAAGTTAGGCACATTCTGACACAGaagacacacactgcactgacaTAAAAGTAAGGAGGCTATGCATACTGTAAGAAATGTGCCATTATCCCAGACAAATGATCTACAGCTCTTTTGAAGTATATTtgcagtttaaatgttaatacatGTGATGCACTGTATACATGACTTTcttaacaacattttaaattattattaccCTTCAAGACAGTCATGTGTCcatcacatttagtcatttggcagatgcttttattcaaagtgacttacaagtgaggtgcAAGGTACAACGCAAgggcagggtaagcataaggaggtcttgtcaaaggacccctactggaggtaggccacatACAACTAAATAATATTTGgaaaaaatctttaatttacttattttttgCCAGTGTTTTTATAATGCAGAAATGCAGTAGCAATTATAAAAATGCAAGTAAAATATAGTTATTTAAATGGAGTAATGGTTTACTGGACTTAAGCTACAAGAGCAGTGCTACACAGATATTTTCTGTGCTTTCTCAGGAACAGAACTGTGAAATTGCTCACCCTTGTCTCCCCGTAGTGACTGTTGTACCGATGCACCAGGTTGATGACCTGATGGGACACACTACTGAGGTAAAAGATAGGAGGGTACGTGTCAAGGCAGGTAGCATGGAACTGGTTGCTGTCCTTCATGGTTAGTTCAGCAAATGCAGGGAAGTCCTTTCTTTGAACTGCTTCAATCATTTCTACCATTCGACCAGGAACAACAGAGTCAGCACGGtgctacagacacacacacacacacacacaaatgatgaataaatacGGTTCTAACAGTGGTTTGTTCAATTACGTATGTTGAATGATTAACAAAGTACCTTTAACAGACAGCTTGTTTGTACACTGGTTTGCATCCCAGAGGTGCTGCCTACTGGCTTCCGCTCAGCACTGGCCTGTGGGAAACAGATCAAGTGTGCATTTTTTGCAATAATCTTGTATATGGTCTTTtatagaagtaaaaaaaagaagtatGTGACATTCACAATAGAGCACAATGTGACAACACATTAATgactcatatttattttttcattctgaTTTTGAAATCTTATTCTCATACACAGTCTGACCTACCACTAGTACAAGGATTCTGAGCTCAGGCCAATGAGTCTCTGGTGCCACCTGCTGGGCTAGACTGTCCTTGCCATCATCTTGCTGTCCCATGATC is a genomic window containing:
- the mvda gene encoding diphosphomevalonate decarboxylase, with the protein product MPEDSVDKPNVVTCTAPVNIAVIKYWGKRNEELILPINSSLSVTLHQDQLKTTTTAATSRSFQEDRIWLNGKEEDITHPRLQSCLREIRRLARKRRNDGDPGVESTCLSHKVHICSVNNFPTAAGLASSAAGFACLVYTLARVFGVEGELSAIARQGSGSACRSMYGGFVQWIMGQQDDGKDSLAQQVAPETHWPELRILVLVASAERKPVGSTSGMQTSVQTSCLLKHRADSVVPGRMVEMIEAVQRKDFPAFAELTMKDSNQFHATCLDTYPPIFYLSSVSHQVINLVHRYNSHYGETRVAYTFDAGPNAVIFTLQQHVPEFVQVVQHFFPPETNGGQFIKGLQVAPAALSDELKQSIGLEPMSKGIRYMIYTKAGPGPYVVEDPAQHLLGSDGLPKKTV